A window of Tautonia plasticadhaerens contains these coding sequences:
- a CDS encoding nSTAND1 domain-containing NTPase — protein MIGFRQSHAVVIGIDNYQDNIPPLSTAVNDARRVAEVLKATGGYSVDLLTDATLDRIKTCFARTLKDNVNANDRLLVYFAGHGLILVGDDGPAGYLVPQDARREAHETFLPMTELNGYLEEFPCRHLLLVLDCCFAGAFRWSTTRDLRPLPEIIHRERYDRYIRDRAWQVLTSAAYDQKALDYFAGREADERGHSPFAAALISALEGEPEALEYLPLARRHGVVTATELYLYLRERVEVGDDLFGHRQTPGYWPLQKHDKGEYIHLVPGHPLNLPPAPPLDEANNPWRGLQSYNEEHAPLFFGRSKFVADLVEWVEANPLTVVLGASGTGKSSIVKAGLLPSLRSQGTGSWSILPPLRPGRSPLATLAALVLPGESTDPNAVVARLLAADPDALARRVAAWCASTQAPTGSLEAGRLLLVVDQFEELVTDCWDADERAMFQVQLERALADCPDRFRVVLTLRSDFEPQFADAALERRWQESQVVVPVMTLDEYREAVEGPASARVLSFRGKAGSQAFIDRLIGDVANTPGVLPLLSFTLSELYRRYLGRGSDDRTLSEEDYDDLGGVGGSLRHRAEEVYRDLPSDEHREVMRRVMMRMISVEGGELARRRVPDRELSYLDPEESARVGEVIAGLTAARLVVEGKEADDETYVEPAHDELVRGWDRLLAWSREGREQFDLRRLLTPAAFDWSRGQGGTWHANPRLDLVRDADWTNRVESEFVLASLDRRRKNRLTLVASIASAFVVLSLITVFALGQRRSALRNEAQANQARGRSEGRLYNANLRLVEEIGGRNPRLALDYLGDPAKSPPARREFTWRYIHNRFRFPASIVFHEPDGSVRSLDLSEDWTTAVTAHFDGEVTLWDVASGEERLRWTAHGGAVLAARLSADGRRLATAGDDGTVAFWDARDGRRVGGAVRPGVLEGPDEVAKSAELAISSDGRRAASMMGPFGDSVRLWDVDRGALVADLPFSEVGDLEFSPDSRTLAAGGVIHQDGDRTGLVRTWDADSGEVRRSIRIEGQEVRVLAFTRDGRRLLLATSAGMQVRDAMTGRFEGAVAAHSEAISGLSCSPDGRWFASAGDDETIRIWDLDTKAVVATLLAGRGNDLLRFSPDGRSIAASSTESFMRHEQLGMIARWDIAAPTGQNRLDSPPPVGAIAFSPSDPRYVYAAGQVLSLWDSREGQEVHRLGSTATTLAFVPSPRGDGLASAGDDGKVRIWRLPRFVELDLPDFGTPESALSPDGRRLALAAVGVVRVINLGDGAVVHEYRPGLDSVRRLAFDRTGEVLAIVGDRRGKASSGPFDAPPRAPADREASGGTGTRLIVRDLAGAEDRFDVHIIPEYPEAVAFSGDGTRIALGGGLMGGLEDEDFKVHVIDARSGARVAGPLFGHEGGIGDLVFSPVDPDLLISANGSNIEDEQPREIIVWDVAAGQEVGRIEGEHVGASIECLAISRDGTLLASVDMDGRLIVWDLERLEAILGTTYRGGMPTCLTFSDDRSTLVTGVYGEAIRGIALDVASGSIEGRYQVSGGGFESQGNHCSADGSVLVSIEQDRGGAIVWDRGPTDRPTELEGHEGPVLAVAYSGDGARVASAGSDGAIRLWDAGSGAPVATFPGDEGPLTAVALSADGRAVVSGAEGGRVTLREAERGEVVRTLDEHRGAVTSLEFTRDGRGLVSAGLDGRAILHQMEGAAEPREFRGFAGSIHAARPSPDGRLLATANDDGTIRVWGLDDGGVREVFDGYGGAALAVAFSDDGEWLASVDSRGGVRLWRTSSWSEAGFSAISSRVTWPLLDTFLGLSESDPIVATKAGGVVSAWDARDGAYLGSTPGLSTSNRSDALADNGSLVVSAQPDRTLRLWDPRRDRQLRSLEGHEDDITSVAIGPDSRTIASGDTGGTILLWDANGAGAPEILGRERGMIADLRFTPDGSTLASLALSEFGAMVRLWDVAGRRERWAIDSFVQGHPTEMEVTADGRHLIIREGDLGNWAFTGESGRIEVWNLSRRERTSEILPWAGPFTSLAVARDGSMIATSSALNSRTDSELSIHELSTGRRLFATRRNAPPAMALGFTPDGSTLAVPTRLGPVELWDVALGEIRTTLTGHDTTPGKFAFSPDGERLFSADAGGEIRAWQAPRTGARDTIDLGKFVFDFAVVPALGSLAIPSGRSIVFLDEAGGAVREPLDTRLPGPISALEGSPDGTYLAAVGWDELVLLDGETAEPLAHLRSRPPSLPPGEGAAAMDEFEQLGPEGRPDSSFVDLAFSEDERLLAAVTGDDRVLVWELPGAELLAEFPARRAEEEEQYNNSVLVDIKAITFLGEGPVLAVIGDNGINVELFEIPSGRSLRQLKGHFLPVMCLATVPGRPFLVSGGYDTLVRVWDVAHPGDPLTLSGHTAPIVALAVTPDGEFIASGDEAGWIRLWERETGEVVATLGEHAEVVTSLEFIDEARFASTDAQGRLKIWTGYLPKPTRDSAGRRTMHPGIPIGLAVAWLIYCLVLVDWSWARHLLRPPGAWVIALLFLISWATAAVFMAREGFPSGSGSRPTVDGWIILLVPLIVLLTYAAARIQLILADRALSLPQDGSRWASSARGWVQLLRAYPPGSPR, from the coding sequence CGCTGGCACGCCGCCACGGGGTCGTCACCGCGACGGAGCTGTACCTCTATCTCCGCGAGCGAGTCGAGGTCGGCGATGACCTGTTCGGCCACCGCCAGACCCCCGGGTACTGGCCGCTGCAGAAGCACGACAAAGGGGAGTACATCCACCTCGTCCCCGGCCACCCGTTGAACCTCCCGCCGGCGCCTCCCCTGGACGAGGCGAACAATCCCTGGCGCGGCCTGCAATCCTACAATGAGGAGCATGCCCCGCTGTTCTTCGGCCGTTCGAAGTTCGTCGCCGACTTGGTCGAGTGGGTGGAGGCGAATCCCCTGACGGTCGTGCTGGGCGCCTCGGGCACGGGGAAGTCGAGCATCGTCAAGGCCGGGCTGCTCCCGTCACTCCGCTCGCAAGGAACCGGCTCCTGGAGCATCCTGCCTCCGCTGCGGCCGGGCCGGTCACCGCTGGCGACCCTGGCCGCGCTGGTGCTGCCCGGCGAGTCGACCGACCCCAATGCCGTTGTCGCGCGGCTGCTCGCCGCCGACCCCGACGCCCTCGCCCGCCGCGTGGCTGCCTGGTGCGCCTCGACCCAGGCCCCGACGGGCTCGCTGGAAGCAGGGCGGCTGCTCCTGGTGGTCGACCAGTTCGAGGAGCTGGTGACCGACTGCTGGGATGCCGACGAGCGTGCGATGTTCCAGGTCCAGCTCGAGCGTGCGCTGGCGGACTGCCCCGACCGGTTTCGGGTCGTACTCACGCTCCGCTCGGATTTCGAGCCCCAGTTCGCCGACGCCGCCCTGGAGCGACGCTGGCAGGAGTCCCAGGTCGTCGTTCCGGTGATGACGCTCGACGAGTACCGCGAGGCGGTCGAGGGCCCGGCGTCGGCCCGGGTGCTGAGCTTCCGGGGGAAGGCCGGCTCCCAGGCCTTCATCGACCGGCTGATCGGCGACGTGGCCAACACGCCCGGCGTCCTGCCTCTGCTGTCCTTCACGCTCAGCGAGCTGTACCGCCGCTACCTCGGGCGGGGCTCCGACGACCGCACGCTGTCGGAGGAGGACTACGACGACCTGGGAGGGGTTGGGGGCTCCCTGCGCCACCGGGCGGAGGAGGTCTATCGGGACCTCCCCAGCGACGAGCACAGGGAGGTCATGCGTCGGGTGATGATGCGGATGATTTCCGTGGAGGGGGGGGAGCTGGCCCGGCGTCGCGTCCCGGATCGTGAGCTGAGCTATCTCGACCCCGAGGAGAGCGCCCGGGTCGGCGAGGTCATCGCCGGCCTCACCGCGGCCCGGCTTGTCGTCGAGGGCAAGGAGGCAGACGACGAGACCTACGTCGAGCCGGCCCACGACGAGTTGGTCCGGGGCTGGGACCGGCTCCTTGCCTGGAGTAGGGAGGGGCGCGAGCAGTTCGACCTGAGGCGCCTGCTGACGCCCGCGGCCTTCGACTGGAGCCGGGGCCAGGGGGGCACCTGGCACGCCAACCCGAGGCTCGACCTCGTCCGGGACGCCGACTGGACCAATCGGGTCGAATCCGAGTTCGTTTTGGCGAGCCTCGACCGGCGTCGGAAGAACCGGCTGACCCTGGTGGCCTCGATCGCGTCGGCGTTCGTCGTCCTCTCGCTCATCACGGTGTTCGCCCTGGGCCAGCGCCGCAGCGCCCTGCGCAACGAGGCGCAGGCCAATCAGGCGCGCGGCCGCTCGGAAGGCCGCCTCTACAACGCGAACCTCCGACTGGTCGAGGAGATCGGCGGGAGGAACCCCCGGCTCGCCCTGGACTACCTCGGCGACCCGGCTAAGAGCCCGCCCGCCCGCCGGGAATTCACCTGGAGATATATCCACAATAGATTTCGTTTCCCCGCCTCCATCGTCTTCCACGAGCCGGACGGCTCGGTCCGCTCACTCGACCTCTCCGAGGACTGGACGACCGCGGTGACCGCCCACTTCGACGGCGAGGTTACGCTTTGGGACGTCGCCTCGGGCGAGGAACGCCTCCGATGGACGGCGCACGGGGGGGCCGTGCTCGCCGCCCGCCTGTCCGCCGACGGCCGTCGGCTGGCGACCGCGGGCGACGACGGCACGGTTGCCTTTTGGGACGCCCGGGACGGCCGACGTGTGGGGGGGGCCGTCCGGCCCGGCGTCCTGGAGGGGCCCGATGAGGTCGCAAAATCCGCCGAGCTGGCGATCTCGTCCGACGGCCGGAGGGCGGCATCGATGATGGGGCCCTTCGGCGATTCGGTCCGCCTCTGGGACGTCGACCGCGGGGCCCTGGTCGCCGACCTCCCGTTCAGCGAGGTCGGAGACCTGGAGTTCTCGCCCGACTCGAGGACCCTGGCCGCCGGCGGGGTCATCCACCAGGACGGCGATCGGACCGGGCTGGTCCGGACCTGGGACGCCGATTCGGGCGAGGTGCGCCGATCGATCCGGATCGAGGGCCAGGAGGTCAGGGTCCTCGCCTTCACCCGGGACGGTCGCCGGCTCCTGTTGGCTACGTCCGCGGGGATGCAAGTCCGGGACGCCATGACTGGGCGATTCGAGGGGGCCGTCGCGGCACACTCCGAAGCGATCAGCGGGCTGTCCTGTTCGCCCGACGGCCGCTGGTTCGCCTCGGCGGGCGATGACGAGACGATCCGGATCTGGGACCTCGATACGAAGGCCGTGGTCGCCACGCTCCTGGCCGGGCGGGGCAACGACCTGCTCCGCTTCTCACCCGACGGCCGGTCGATCGCCGCGTCGTCGACCGAGTCGTTCATGAGGCACGAGCAGCTCGGGATGATCGCCCGATGGGACATCGCGGCGCCCACCGGGCAGAACCGGCTCGACAGCCCGCCCCCGGTCGGTGCCATCGCCTTCTCGCCCTCCGACCCGAGGTATGTCTACGCCGCCGGGCAGGTGCTGTCCCTGTGGGATTCCCGGGAGGGGCAGGAGGTGCATCGGCTCGGCTCGACGGCGACGACGCTCGCCTTCGTCCCGTCCCCCCGAGGGGACGGCCTCGCCTCAGCCGGCGACGACGGCAAGGTCCGGATCTGGCGGCTGCCGCGATTCGTCGAGCTCGACCTCCCCGATTTCGGCACGCCGGAATCCGCGCTCTCGCCGGACGGGCGCCGGCTGGCCCTGGCCGCCGTCGGCGTGGTACGCGTCATCAACCTCGGGGACGGGGCGGTGGTTCACGAGTACCGCCCCGGGCTTGACTCCGTCCGCCGCCTCGCCTTCGACCGGACGGGGGAGGTCCTCGCGATCGTAGGGGACCGGCGGGGCAAGGCGTCTTCAGGCCCCTTCGACGCTCCCCCCCGGGCGCCGGCGGATAGGGAGGCCTCCGGGGGCACCGGCACGCGGCTGATCGTCCGCGACTTGGCTGGGGCAGAGGACCGATTCGACGTCCACATCATCCCGGAATACCCGGAGGCAGTGGCGTTCTCGGGGGACGGGACCCGGATCGCCCTCGGCGGAGGGCTCATGGGGGGCCTGGAGGACGAGGACTTCAAGGTCCATGTCATCGACGCCCGCTCCGGGGCCCGGGTCGCCGGCCCGCTCTTCGGCCATGAGGGCGGCATCGGCGACCTGGTCTTCTCGCCCGTCGACCCGGACCTCCTGATCAGCGCCAACGGGTCGAACATTGAGGACGAGCAGCCCCGGGAGATCATCGTCTGGGACGTGGCGGCCGGCCAGGAGGTCGGCCGGATCGAGGGGGAGCACGTCGGCGCGTCGATTGAGTGCCTGGCGATCTCCCGGGACGGGACGCTGCTGGCGTCGGTGGACATGGACGGCCGGCTGATCGTCTGGGATCTCGAGCGGCTCGAGGCAATCCTCGGCACCACCTACCGGGGAGGGATGCCCACATGTCTGACCTTCTCGGACGACAGGTCGACCCTGGTGACCGGGGTCTATGGCGAGGCCATCCGGGGGATCGCCTTGGACGTCGCGAGCGGCTCGATCGAAGGGCGATACCAGGTTTCGGGCGGGGGGTTCGAGTCCCAGGGCAACCATTGCAGCGCGGACGGCTCGGTCCTGGTATCGATCGAGCAGGACCGGGGCGGGGCGATCGTCTGGGACCGCGGCCCGACCGACCGGCCGACCGAGTTGGAGGGGCACGAGGGGCCGGTCCTCGCCGTCGCGTACTCCGGCGACGGGGCCCGGGTCGCTTCGGCGGGGAGCGACGGGGCGATCCGCCTCTGGGACGCGGGCTCCGGCGCCCCGGTCGCGACGTTTCCCGGCGACGAGGGGCCGCTGACCGCCGTCGCGTTGTCGGCCGATGGCAGGGCCGTCGTATCGGGTGCGGAAGGCGGCCGGGTCACGCTCCGGGAGGCCGAGCGGGGAGAGGTCGTCAGGACCCTCGACGAGCATCGGGGGGCGGTCACCAGCCTGGAGTTCACCCGGGACGGCCGGGGACTGGTGTCGGCGGGGCTCGACGGGCGAGCGATCCTGCACCAGATGGAAGGGGCGGCGGAGCCGCGGGAATTCCGGGGCTTCGCCGGGTCCATCCACGCGGCTCGGCCCTCGCCCGACGGACGGTTGCTGGCGACTGCGAACGACGACGGCACCATCCGGGTCTGGGGGCTCGACGACGGCGGGGTCCGAGAGGTGTTCGACGGGTACGGGGGGGCCGCGCTGGCTGTGGCCTTCTCGGACGACGGGGAGTGGCTGGCCTCCGTCGACTCCCGGGGGGGCGTCCGGCTCTGGCGGACGTCGAGCTGGAGCGAGGCCGGGTTCTCAGCGATCTCCTCCCGGGTGACGTGGCCCTTGCTCGATACGTTCCTCGGCCTATCCGAGTCCGACCCGATAGTCGCCACCAAGGCGGGAGGCGTCGTCTCGGCATGGGACGCCCGGGACGGGGCGTACCTGGGCTCGACCCCAGGGCTGTCGACCTCCAACCGCTCGGACGCCCTGGCCGACAACGGGTCATTAGTCGTGTCGGCGCAGCCCGATCGGACGCTCCGCCTCTGGGATCCGCGCCGCGATCGCCAGCTCCGCTCGCTCGAGGGCCACGAGGACGACATCACCAGTGTCGCGATCGGCCCCGACTCCCGGACGATCGCGTCGGGGGACACCGGCGGGACTATCCTGCTCTGGGACGCGAACGGGGCCGGAGCTCCGGAGATCCTGGGGCGGGAACGGGGCATGATCGCCGACCTCCGATTCACGCCCGACGGCTCGACGCTCGCTTCCCTCGCTCTCTCGGAATTCGGGGCGATGGTCAGGCTGTGGGACGTCGCCGGGCGTCGGGAGCGCTGGGCGATCGACTCGTTCGTCCAGGGCCATCCCACCGAGATGGAGGTCACAGCCGACGGCCGTCACCTCATCATCCGGGAGGGCGACCTCGGCAACTGGGCATTCACCGGGGAGTCGGGCAGGATCGAGGTCTGGAACCTCTCGAGACGGGAACGGACCTCGGAGATCCTCCCCTGGGCGGGCCCCTTCACCTCCCTCGCGGTGGCCCGGGACGGATCGATGATCGCGACATCCTCGGCGCTGAACAGCCGGACCGACAGCGAGCTGTCGATCCACGAGCTGTCGACGGGGCGTCGCCTGTTCGCGACCCGGAGGAACGCACCTCCTGCCATGGCCCTCGGCTTTACCCCCGACGGGAGCACCCTGGCCGTCCCCACGAGGCTCGGGCCGGTCGAGCTGTGGGACGTCGCACTGGGGGAGATCCGGACGACCCTGACCGGCCACGACACGACCCCCGGCAAGTTCGCCTTCAGCCCGGACGGGGAGCGGCTGTTCTCCGCCGACGCCGGGGGGGAAATCCGCGCCTGGCAAGCCCCGAGGACGGGCGCCCGGGACACCATCGACCTCGGGAAGTTTGTATTCGACTTCGCCGTCGTGCCCGCCCTCGGTTCGCTGGCCATCCCCTCGGGACGCTCGATCGTGTTCCTGGACGAGGCCGGAGGCGCCGTCCGGGAGCCGCTCGACACCCGACTCCCGGGGCCGATCTCGGCCCTGGAGGGCTCGCCGGATGGCACCTATCTGGCGGCCGTCGGTTGGGACGAGCTCGTCCTGCTAGACGGCGAGACGGCCGAGCCGCTGGCCCACCTCCGGAGCCGGCCCCCGTCTCTTCCCCCCGGGGAGGGAGCGGCGGCGATGGACGAGTTCGAGCAGCTCGGCCCCGAGGGCCGGCCCGATTCGTCCTTCGTCGACCTCGCCTTCTCCGAGGACGAGCGCCTGCTGGCCGCGGTCACTGGGGATGATCGCGTACTCGTGTGGGAACTGCCCGGGGCGGAGCTGCTCGCCGAATTCCCGGCGCGTCGGGCGGAGGAGGAGGAGCAGTACAACAACAGCGTCTTGGTCGATATCAAGGCGATCACCTTCCTTGGCGAGGGGCCGGTGCTCGCGGTGATCGGCGACAACGGGATTAACGTCGAGTTGTTCGAGATTCCCTCGGGCCGCAGCCTTCGCCAGCTCAAGGGACACTTCCTGCCCGTTATGTGCCTGGCGACGGTGCCGGGGAGGCCATTCCTGGTCTCCGGGGGGTATGACACGCTGGTCCGGGTCTGGGACGTCGCACACCCTGGAGATCCCTTGACGCTCTCGGGCCACACAGCCCCAATCGTCGCCCTCGCGGTCACCCCCGACGGCGAGTTCATCGCATCTGGCGACGAGGCGGGATGGATCCGCCTCTGGGAGCGGGAGACCGGGGAGGTGGTGGCCACCCTCGGGGAGCATGCCGAGGTCGTCACATCGCTGGAATTCATCGACGAGGCACGCTTCGCCTCCACTGATGCTCAAGGCCGATTGAAGATCTGGACGGGCTACCTCCCCAAGCCAACCCGGGATTCGGCCGGCCGTCGAACGATGCATCCGGGGATCCCCATCGGCCTCGCGGTCGCGTGGTTGATCTATTGCCTCGTCCTGGTGGATTGGTCCTGGGCGCGACATCTCCTCCGACCACCCGGGGCGTGGGTCATCGCGCTATTGTTCCTGATTTCTTGGGCGACCGCGGCGGTCTTCATGGCCCGCGAAGGCTTCCCGAGTGGCTCTGGTTCGCGGCCCACCGTCGACGGTTGGATCATCCTGCTGGTGCCGCTCATCGTCCTCCTAACCTACGCGGCGGCCCGGATCCAGCTCATCCTCGCCGATCGGGCTCTCTCTCTCCCCCAAGACGGCTCGCGATGGGCTTCTTCGGCCCGGGGCTGGGTTCAGCTATTGAGGGCGTATCCCCCGGGTTCGCCCCGTTGA